GCTTCCCGTCGGAATTTTTGCGAAACCAGCCATGAGGAAGCTTTCCGCCTCTTCAACGGATTTTACGAAGGTTTCCCCGATCTTGTTCTTGACATCTATGGGCAGACGCTGGTGATCTATGATTTTGCCGAACAGCCAAAAAAGAAATTCATCCTTGAAATCGCGGATCATGTAAGGTCATCCCTTAACTGGCTACGCGCATGTCTATTGAAGTCCCGTAGTGGAAAAACGCGTCCCGAACAATGTGGGGTTTTGTTATTCGGTGATGAGCCGGACCGCAAAATTAACGAACACGGCATCTGGTTCGCGATCGACCTGACGATGAACCGGGATGCGGGTTTTTATCTCGATACACGCAACTTGCGAAAGTGGATTCTAGTAAACGCTCATGGAAAAAGTGTATTCAACTCGTTCGCCTACACGGGAAGCCTTGGCATCGCCGCCGCGGCTGGCAGGGCTGCGAATGTAGTTCAAACCGATCTGAACCGCAGGGTTCTCGACCTGGCGAAAGATTCCCTTTCTCTCAACAACCTCCCCATTCATAAAAAAGATTTCATACCGGGAGATTTTTTTTCAGTCGTTGCTCGGATGAAAAGCACGAAACGAACTTTCGATTGGGTCATCCTCGATCCGCCTTTCTTTTCCGCCACCACGCGCGGAAAAATAGACATGCTCCATGAGAGCGAACGGCTCATAAACAAAGTCCGCCCGCTGATCAATGACGGCGGGGTTTTAATTGCAATCAACAATGCCCTGTACCTCAGCGGACGGGAATATCTGCAAACACTGGAGTCTGTTTGCAAGGACGGCTACCTCAGCATCCGCGAATTGATCCCTGTACCCGAAGATTTCATTGGATATCAGCCGATCGGAATGCCAATCACCGATCCGGCACCGTTCAACCACTCGACAAAGATCGCTGTTCTGGATGTAAGGAGAAAAGGATGACCGGAGAAACCGATCTAAGAACACTTCTCAATGAATTGAATCCCGAACTAAACCCAGGGGAGTATGTCTTTTGCACCGTGAATACATTGAATGATGCCGCGGGACTCAAACCGTTATTCGTCTTTCAAGAGAGAGAAGGGGTGACGGTAGTTTTATCAAAAACACAGGCGGATGAAAATATCTTGTTTTACTCCATGACCTGTGCATGGATCACATTAAACGTTTATTCCTCTCTGGAAGCCGTCGGGTTGACCGCCGCGGTGGCCAACGCGCTGACCAAGGCGGGCATCAGTTGCAATGTGGTTGCCGCCTATCACCACGACCATCTGTTCGTCCCTTTCAAAGACTCGGAACGAGCGATGGAAGTATTGCTCTCATTGTCGCGAGGGTAGAATGGATTCGAAAGAAATTATTCTGGAATTCTGGAAGAGAATGGAGAGCAACGATTTTTACTCCGCCTCCGACCTTCTCCACGACGAATTCACACTGGATTGGATTCAATCCAACGAACGGATTCGCGGCAGGGAAAACTTTGCCCGGATCAACACCGCCTACCCCGCAGGCGGAAAATGGACGTTCGTCATCAACAACATTATTGCCGAGGGCGACCTGGTCGTATCCGATGTCACGGTCAGCGATGGAACCCGCAGGGA
This portion of the Anaerolineales bacterium genome encodes:
- a CDS encoding class I SAM-dependent methyltransferase, giving the protein MDFDSLRRLLDQAIASRRNFCETSHEEAFRLFNGFYEGFPDLVLDIYGQTLVIYDFAEQPKKKFILEIADHVRSSLNWLRACLLKSRSGKTRPEQCGVLLFGDEPDRKINEHGIWFAIDLTMNRDAGFYLDTRNLRKWILVNAHGKSVFNSFAYTGSLGIAAAAGRAANVVQTDLNRRVLDLAKDSLSLNNLPIHKKDFIPGDFFSVVARMKSTKRTFDWVILDPPFFSATTRGKIDMLHESERLINKVRPLINDGGVLIAINNALYLSGREYLQTLESVCKDGYLSIRELIPVPEDFIGYQPIGMPITDPAPFNHSTKIAVLDVRRKG
- a CDS encoding ACT domain-containing protein; this encodes MTGETDLRTLLNELNPELNPGEYVFCTVNTLNDAAGLKPLFVFQEREGVTVVLSKTQADENILFYSMTCAWITLNVYSSLEAVGLTAAVANALTKAGISCNVVAAYHHDHLFVPFKDSERAMEVLLSLSRG
- a CDS encoding nuclear transport factor 2 family protein is translated as MDSKEIILEFWKRMESNDFYSASDLLHDEFTLDWIQSNERIRGRENFARINTAYPAGGKWTFVINNIIAEGDLVVSDVTVSDGTRRDRAITFSTIRDGKIWKQVEFWPEPFDAPGWRSAWVDKIESTGGK